Proteins from a genomic interval of Pseudodesulfovibrio nedwellii:
- a CDS encoding CpaF family protein, producing the protein MNLADRLNRNAAKRGSVVVDKGKARGKAVSSSISKTEAQEHYFDIKTRIHDRLIDMIDLSLLDSLSEMEMRSEIAKVTEGLLWEEFQNAPLNLAERKRMLAEIQDEVIGLGPLEPFVQDPTVNDILVNGYKQIYVERSGKLELTPARFKDDDHLRKIIDRIVSLVGRRIDESQPLCDARLLDGSRVNAVIPPLAIDGPSLSIRKFSKDPLEIADLIGFNSLTQQMAQLMEGIVEAQLNVLISGGTGSGKTTLLNCMSRNVPEDERVVTIEDAAELQLKQAHVVRLETRPANIEGKGEITMRDLVKNCLRMRPDRIIVGEVRSSEALDMLQAMNTGHDGSLTTIHANTPRDALMRLETMISMAGLSLSPISMKRYISSAIDVIIQATRLVDGTRKVISIQEVTGMEGEMITMQEIFAYDQTGVSKDGKVEGRFTARGIRPKFADKLERMGFSFPTDMFHVAPKPMRKE; encoded by the coding sequence ATGAACCTCGCAGATCGATTGAATAGAAATGCCGCCAAGCGTGGCTCTGTTGTCGTAGATAAAGGCAAGGCTCGCGGTAAGGCTGTCTCTTCGTCTATTTCCAAAACTGAGGCGCAGGAACATTATTTTGATATCAAGACTCGCATTCATGATCGTCTTATCGACATGATCGATCTGTCGTTGTTGGATTCCCTGAGCGAAATGGAAATGCGGTCGGAAATCGCCAAGGTTACCGAAGGGTTGCTTTGGGAAGAATTTCAGAATGCGCCGTTGAATCTGGCTGAACGCAAGCGGATGCTGGCTGAAATTCAGGATGAGGTTATTGGTCTCGGTCCTCTGGAGCCTTTTGTTCAGGATCCTACGGTTAACGATATTTTGGTCAACGGCTACAAACAGATTTATGTTGAGCGTTCGGGCAAGTTGGAACTGACTCCGGCTCGCTTCAAGGATGACGATCACCTGCGTAAGATTATTGACCGTATCGTGTCTTTGGTAGGACGCCGTATTGATGAATCCCAACCTTTGTGTGACGCCCGTCTGCTGGATGGCTCACGTGTCAACGCAGTTATTCCGCCGTTGGCTATCGACGGCCCTTCGCTGTCCATTCGTAAGTTTTCCAAGGATCCATTGGAAATTGCTGATTTGATCGGGTTCAACTCTCTGACCCAGCAAATGGCTCAACTCATGGAAGGCATAGTCGAGGCCCAGCTTAACGTGCTTATTTCAGGCGGTACCGGTTCCGGCAAGACCACGCTCCTCAACTGCATGTCACGTAACGTGCCCGAAGATGAACGAGTCGTCACCATTGAGGACGCCGCAGAATTGCAACTCAAGCAGGCTCATGTCGTCCGGCTGGAAACCCGACCGGCCAATATCGAAGGCAAGGGCGAAATCACCATGCGTGATTTGGTCAAGAACTGTCTGCGTATGCGCCCTGATCGCATCATCGTAGGTGAGGTTCGTTCCTCCGAGGCTTTGGATATGCTCCAAGCCATGAACACCGGTCATGATGGCTCCCTGACGACTATTCACGCCAATACGCCGCGTGACGCCTTGATGCGTCTGGAAACCATGATTTCCATGGCCGGATTGAGTCTTTCACCTATATCAATGAAGCGGTATATTTCTTCGGCCATCGACGTCATCATTCAGGCAACTCGTTTGGTGGACGGTACCAGAAAGGTCATCTCCATTCAGGAGGTCACAGGCATGGAAGGTGAAATGATCACCATGCAGGAAATTTTCGCCTATGATCAGACCGGCGTCAGCAAGGATGGCAAGGTGGAAGGGCGTTTTACTGCTCGCGGTATTCGTCCCAAGTTTGCGGACAAGCTGGAACGTATGGGATTTTCTTTCCCCACGGATATGTTCCATGTGGCTCCCAAGCCCATGAGGAAGGAGTAA